The segment GTCGCTCAAGCATGGTGCATTTATCGAACCATTGGCAGTGGCGTGTCACGATGTGAAAATCGGACGTGTAGTCGCTGGTGAGCATACGCTGGTGATTGGAGGTGGTCCTATTGGGACTTTGATCGCGTATGTATTGGAAGAAAAGGGAGCGCATGTCATCATCTCTGAAGTCAACGAAAACAGACTGAAGATGCTCAATGACCTAGGGTTCACAACGATCAATCCTGCCAAAGAAAGTCTGACAGAGCGCATCAGTGAGCTCACCAACGAAAAAATGATTGACTGTGCATTTGAAGTGTCGGGTTCTGCACCTGGAGTAGAGGCGATGACGCAGGTAGTCAATGTGAGAGGTCGCATCGTGATGGTGGCCATCCACGGGGGAGAGAAGAAACCCGTCGATTTGTTCAAATTCTTCTGGTCAGAGATCGAGCTATTGGGCGCGAGATTGTACGAGGAGGAGGATTATGAGGAGGCCATCCGTATCGCAGATTCAGGGCAAGTGCCTTTCGAAAAACTCATCACACAAGTGGATACTTTGGACAATATCCAGTCGATTTTCGAAACGATCGACAACAATCCTGCAG is part of the Reichenbachiella agarivorans genome and harbors:
- a CDS encoding zinc-dependent alcohol dehydrogenase, whose product is MKAAFYKEKGKFEIGEGQQIKPGAGEVRLDVAYCGVCGTDVHIYHGVMDARVKPPMTVGHEASATVAELGEGVSNVKVGDKVAVRPLHFGAPHAFDKGFAHVGKNLKFIGIDSQGAFQNSWTVPAYTLHKLPESLSLKHGAFIEPLAVACHDVKIGRVVAGEHTLVIGGGPIGTLIAYVLEEKGAHVIISEVNENRLKMLNDLGFTTINPAKESLTERISELTNEKMIDCAFEVSGSAPGVEAMTQVVNVRGRIVMVAIHGGEKKPVDLFKFFWSEIELLGARLYEEEDYEEAIRIADSGQVPFEKLITQVDTLDNIQSIFETIDNNPAGMKYLIDCQQ